Proteins co-encoded in one Bacillus sp. FSL H8-0547 genomic window:
- the mtnK gene encoding S-methyl-5-thioribose kinase, with protein sequence MSNYQSYQPLTESAAVTLALRLGLFEEKSVLSCTEIGDGNLNLVFRITDQSNKGLIVKQALPYAKVIGESWPLTLDRARIESSAMLKQAETAGEYVPKIYYSDETLAITAMEDLSHLQIARAGLIEGKEFPLLGRHIGEFLGKTLFYSSDFALNPQTKKQLVKQFSNPELCKITEDFVFTDPFFDVESNSFEDELRPAAEAIWNDTELKLEVAKLKHKFLTEAETLVHGDLHTGSIFADDETTKVIDPEFAYYGPIGFDYGHFTANLLMNAISREEAKQQVLLDHIDTAWTVFAGEFSKAWEKDGLEVYTEVDGYLSFILEKTFEDAVGFAGVEIIRRTIGLAHVADLDLVEPHDRKIEAKIRALELGKKLVKNRSSIKTPAQIADYFKQVPVR encoded by the coding sequence ATGTCAAACTATCAATCATATCAACCATTAACAGAAAGCGCTGCCGTCACTCTTGCCCTCAGGCTTGGATTATTTGAAGAAAAAAGTGTGCTTTCCTGCACGGAAATAGGAGACGGCAACTTAAATCTCGTTTTCCGCATAACCGACCAATCAAATAAAGGTCTGATCGTTAAACAGGCTCTTCCATATGCAAAGGTTATTGGCGAGAGCTGGCCGCTTACGCTTGACCGCGCAAGAATTGAAAGCAGCGCCATGCTCAAGCAGGCTGAAACGGCAGGAGAATACGTGCCGAAGATTTATTACTCTGATGAAACACTTGCCATAACAGCCATGGAGGACCTATCCCATCTTCAGATTGCACGCGCTGGGTTGATCGAAGGCAAAGAATTCCCTCTTCTCGGGCGCCACATTGGTGAATTTCTTGGAAAAACCCTTTTCTACAGCTCGGATTTCGCTTTAAATCCGCAGACAAAAAAGCAGCTGGTCAAGCAGTTTTCAAACCCTGAGCTCTGCAAAATAACGGAAGATTTCGTTTTTACAGATCCCTTTTTTGATGTGGAATCAAACAGTTTTGAAGATGAACTGAGACCTGCAGCAGAAGCCATTTGGAACGACACGGAACTAAAGCTTGAAGTTGCCAAGCTGAAGCACAAATTTTTAACAGAAGCCGAGACCCTTGTTCACGGAGATCTTCATACGGGAAGTATTTTTGCAGATGATGAAACAACAAAAGTCATTGATCCCGAATTTGCTTACTATGGACCAATTGGTTTTGACTACGGGCATTTCACGGCAAATTTATTGATGAATGCCATTTCACGTGAGGAAGCAAAACAGCAGGTCCTCCTGGATCATATTGATACGGCCTGGACTGTATTTGCCGGGGAGTTTTCTAAAGCATGGGAGAAAGACGGCCTTGAAGTTTACACAGAAGTCGACGGCTATCTTTCCTTCATCCTGGAAAAAACGTTTGAAGATGCGGTTGGCTTTGCCGGTGTGGAAATCATCAGAAGGACAATCGGGCTTGCGCACGTTGCAGACCTTGATTTGGTAGAGCCGCATGACAGAAAGATTGAAGCGAAAATCCGCGCGCTCGAACTTGGAAAAAAACTCGTTAAGAACCGCAGCAGCATCAAAACACCTGCACAAATTGCAGACTATTTCAAACAAGTACCTGTCAGATAA
- the mtnA gene encoding S-methyl-5-thioribose-1-phosphate isomerase, producing MTYQQSIIPRSVEWKESYIRLLDQQKLPAVSEYLHLETIEEVWDAIKTLKVRGAPAIGIAAAFGLALAAKKYETDDISEFQKLLSRDHDYLASSRPTAVNLFWALNRLKNSVQHALSTEEAKTVLLHEAIQIQVEDEETCRKIGEHALPLFSAGDAVMTICNAGSIATARYGTALSPFYLAKERGIPLSVYACETRPVLQGSRLTTWELMQAGVDVTLITDSMAAHTIRTKQISAIIVGADRIAANGDTANKIGTYGLALLAHAFQIPFYVAAPLSTFDPETGSGDDIPIEERDAEEITHIAGCRVAPEGVQVFNPAFDVTPHELITGIITEEGVLSGDYLLEIESLFQKVKK from the coding sequence ATGACATATCAGCAATCCATCATACCCCGTTCTGTCGAATGGAAAGAATCCTATATCCGCCTTCTTGATCAGCAGAAACTGCCTGCTGTGAGTGAATACCTGCACCTTGAAACGATTGAAGAGGTCTGGGATGCCATCAAAACCCTTAAAGTGCGCGGAGCCCCTGCAATCGGCATTGCAGCTGCTTTCGGGCTCGCGCTCGCGGCAAAAAAATATGAAACAGATGATATTTCGGAATTTCAAAAACTGCTTTCCCGCGACCATGATTATCTTGCCAGTTCAAGACCGACTGCCGTCAACCTTTTCTGGGCTCTCAACCGCTTAAAAAACAGTGTACAGCATGCCCTGTCCACAGAAGAAGCAAAAACAGTTCTGCTGCATGAAGCGATTCAAATTCAAGTTGAAGATGAAGAAACGTGCAGGAAAATCGGCGAGCATGCCCTGCCTCTTTTTAGTGCAGGTGACGCTGTTATGACCATATGCAATGCAGGCTCTATTGCGACAGCAAGATACGGAACGGCCCTCTCGCCTTTTTATCTCGCGAAAGAAAGAGGCATCCCCTTAAGTGTATATGCCTGTGAAACACGTCCCGTACTGCAGGGATCAAGACTGACAACATGGGAGCTTATGCAGGCAGGCGTTGATGTAACGCTCATAACAGACAGTATGGCTGCCCATACGATCCGCACAAAACAGATTTCAGCCATCATTGTCGGAGCTGACCGGATTGCTGCAAATGGAGATACAGCCAATAAAATCGGCACATACGGCCTTGCCCTTCTTGCACATGCTTTCCAGATTCCGTTTTATGTAGCTGCGCCCCTTTCGACGTTTGATCCTGAGACAGGCAGCGGGGATGACATCCCAATAGAAGAACGTGATGCGGAAGAAATCACTCATATAGCGGGCTGCCGTGTTGCACCTGAAGGAGTGCAGGTCTTTAATCCGGCATTTGATGTAACGCCTCATGAATTGATCACAGGCATTATTACAGAGGAAGGTGTTCTATCCGGAGACTACCTGCTGGAAATAGAAAGCCTCTTTCAAAAAGTCAAAAAGTAG
- a CDS encoding GNAT family N-acetyltransferase, which translates to MLTFVPVQDEHLLDEELCIMNSNPAYNLISEDREILNKQNIAEDREEGKAVSAKRFLIMDGDVPAGIFEYCPLNPSDKKPWIGLFILHRSYQGKGYAAAAYETAEKLLQDEGFTEMRLGVLTENERGRKYWMKMGYSAFKEGVYKGKPIIHFAKQIK; encoded by the coding sequence ATGCTGACGTTTGTTCCGGTGCAAGATGAACATCTTCTTGATGAAGAACTCTGTATCATGAACTCGAATCCTGCTTATAACCTGATTTCTGAAGACAGGGAAATACTTAACAAGCAGAACATAGCAGAAGACAGGGAAGAAGGAAAAGCAGTCAGTGCCAAACGATTTTTAATCATGGACGGCGATGTTCCTGCAGGCATTTTTGAATACTGCCCGCTTAATCCGAGTGATAAAAAACCATGGATCGGCTTGTTTATTCTTCACCGTTCCTACCAAGGAAAAGGATATGCCGCTGCAGCATATGAGACAGCAGAAAAACTGCTTCAGGATGAAGGGTTTACCGAAATGAGGCTTGGAGTCCTGACAGAGAATGAGCGGGGCAGGAAGTATTGGATGAAGATGGGGTATTCTGCTTTTAAAGAGGGAGTTTACAAAGGAAAGCCCATCATCCACTTCGCAAAACAAATCAAGTAG
- a CDS encoding metalloregulator ArsR/SmtB family transcription factor codes for MQLGKLVTFHKVMGDATRIRILALLAKSPKNGQALAGILGLTPPTITHHLTKLREIGLVTEKRVKNTVYFQVNEKLLQQLSLGMMEIVTGKGELEMNQEKTGEHAKILGNYLTKDGKLKTIPPQRKRRLIVLYHLVKEFEPGRKYPEKEINDIIKKYHEDFATIRRELIVNHMMYRENSIYELNPKELWAKIE; via the coding sequence ATACAGCTCGGCAAACTTGTCACATTTCACAAAGTAATGGGAGATGCTACGCGCATCCGGATACTGGCTCTTTTGGCGAAAAGCCCTAAAAACGGGCAGGCGCTTGCCGGAATACTGGGCCTGACGCCGCCTACTATCACACATCATTTAACGAAACTTAGAGAGATTGGCCTTGTCACTGAAAAACGGGTAAAAAACACCGTCTATTTTCAGGTGAACGAAAAGCTGCTGCAGCAGCTTTCACTTGGGATGATGGAAATTGTCACTGGAAAAGGGGAGCTTGAGATGAATCAGGAAAAAACGGGTGAACATGCGAAAATTCTGGGGAATTATTTAACAAAGGATGGAAAATTAAAAACCATTCCGCCGCAGCGAAAAAGAAGGCTTATTGTTTTATATCACTTAGTTAAAGAGTTTGAGCCGGGAAGAAAATATCCGGAAAAAGAGATTAATGACATCATTAAAAAATATCACGAAGACTTTGCGACGATCAGGCGGGAATTGATAGTGAATCATATGATGTACCGCGAGAACAGCATCTATGAACTGAACCCCAAAGAGCTGTGGGCGAAGATTGAATAG
- the kynA gene encoding tryptophan 2,3-dioxygenase codes for MRRNGAGESHVKDPKDEKGIHTDFSSRMTYGEYLSLGQLLGSQNRLSGHHDEMLFIIIHQVSELWMKLILHELQASIQAIEEGNLSMAFKMLARVSKIQSQIIAAWDVLSTLTPSEYVQFRDKLGQASGFQSHQYRLIEFALGYKTTHVLEIYKKDQELHSELSKALNSPSIYDVSIQALAKAGLPIKDEILNRDHSLTYKGDASVEEAWLEVYRNTGTYWDLYELAEKLIDIEDWLQQWRFRHMKTVERIIGFKKGTGGSSGVTYLKKVLDHRFFPELWDIRTKL; via the coding sequence ATGAGGAGAAATGGAGCGGGGGAGAGTCATGTGAAAGATCCAAAAGACGAAAAAGGGATACATACCGATTTCAGCAGCCGGATGACGTACGGGGAATACTTGAGTCTAGGACAGCTGCTTGGCAGTCAGAACCGCCTTTCAGGCCATCATGATGAAATGCTGTTTATTATTATCCATCAAGTCAGCGAACTATGGATGAAGCTCATCCTTCATGAGCTTCAGGCGAGCATACAGGCAATTGAAGAGGGAAATCTGTCAATGGCATTCAAAATGCTTGCCCGTGTGTCAAAAATCCAGTCACAGATTATTGCAGCATGGGACGTGCTTTCTACATTAACGCCGTCTGAATATGTGCAGTTCCGGGACAAGCTCGGTCAGGCTTCAGGATTTCAGTCCCATCAGTACAGACTGATTGAATTTGCCCTCGGCTATAAAACCACGCATGTTCTGGAAATTTACAAAAAAGATCAAGAGCTGCACAGCGAGCTGTCAAAAGCCCTTAATAGCCCAAGCATATATGATGTATCCATTCAGGCTCTTGCTAAAGCAGGGCTTCCAATTAAAGATGAAATCCTGAACAGGGATCATTCACTGACCTATAAAGGTGATGCATCCGTAGAGGAAGCATGGCTGGAAGTATACCGGAATACCGGCACCTACTGGGACTTATATGAGCTTGCCGAGAAATTGATTGATATTGAGGACTGGCTTCAGCAATGGCGTTTCCGCCACATGAAAACAGTCGAACGAATCATTGGATTTAAAAAAGGAACAGGCGGCTCTTCAGGGGTCACCTACTTGAAAAAAGTACTCGATCACCGTTTTTTCCCCGAACTGTGGGATATCCGGACAAAATTATGA
- a CDS encoding methylated-DNA--[protein]-cysteine S-methyltransferase → MNAYKSVSTPMGILRIASDGTYITNLFLKEEHLHEFMEKNQVQENSEDPLLNEAEKQLNEYFAGTRKDFSLPLKQKGTAFQEKVWQALTEIPYGTSCTYQAIAVKTGNPKAVRAVGQANRKNNLPIIVPCHRVIGANGRMTGYAGANVHLKQVLLDLEKIPYKM, encoded by the coding sequence ATGAACGCATATAAATCAGTCAGCACGCCAATGGGGATTCTCCGCATAGCATCAGACGGAACATATATAACGAATCTTTTTTTAAAGGAAGAACACTTACATGAGTTTATGGAAAAAAATCAAGTGCAGGAAAACAGTGAAGACCCTCTGCTCAATGAAGCAGAGAAGCAGCTCAACGAATATTTTGCAGGCACAAGAAAAGATTTCAGTCTGCCGCTGAAGCAAAAGGGAACAGCATTTCAGGAAAAGGTGTGGCAGGCGCTCACTGAAATTCCGTATGGCACATCCTGCACGTATCAGGCCATCGCTGTAAAGACCGGCAACCCAAAAGCTGTCCGCGCCGTCGGCCAGGCCAACAGAAAAAATAATCTTCCCATCATTGTGCCATGTCACCGGGTAATTGGAGCAAACGGACGTATGACGGGGTATGCGGGAGCGAATGTCCATTTAAAGCAAGTGCTGCTGGACCTGGAAAAAATACCGTATAAAATGTAG
- a CDS encoding PAS domain S-box protein, translating to MSKVMNECEVTSLQEQITILKEENKRLAEKSRQQELIIESAMEAIIILDESFHFIDCNKSACHLFQLDKLEMGKRKMCDFLSLVPHQQLLNQVDELRDRDQIEDELIIKLDNGQVKFIELSIKKNALGTRHLALMRDISSNKMLERERTINEQLFKDLFHRAVDGIVIFDGSGQFIDANGSFCLNFEIDKTSLGSFKLEDFVEHENQFKLDKLWSILNEGGRAKGEMPVTLLSGRRKVFEFTSTSNVLSGFNMAIMRDITEKRNMEMKLFKSEERFREIFENAIDAIIIWNNDGRIISANQSACRTFELSMENLISSSIFDFMDASESKFRTVKKKYVKSGAIREELLFYMPNGQCKQLEFTSKMDVTDGHHLTILRNVSDRKQMEKELRESEQKFRKIFNGAMDGIVLIDDNYTIIDANQAAGKILEIPLEDIHKYNLHELISYDKMEGSAMYLMDEMTEEIPFKLQNNKEKILEFSLKRHIIENMNLAIFRDVTEKKELEERLRKSDTLSVVGELAAGIAHEIRNPMTALKGFIQLLEANVKEDFSMYFNVITSELSRIESIITEFLILAKPQAISYQEKDVVTIMKETIDLLNAQAILVNVQIELFHNGCVPHVYCEPNQLKQVFINILKNAIEVMPSGGTIQVHISLKNEDELHISIIDEGSGIPEDKIKRLGEPFYTTKDRGTGLGLMVSYKIIEEHCGKVEVESEVGKGTAFHISLPLHQTC from the coding sequence ATGAGCAAAGTAATGAATGAATGTGAAGTGACGTCATTGCAGGAGCAGATCACGATATTAAAAGAAGAAAATAAGCGGCTTGCAGAAAAGAGCCGTCAGCAGGAATTGATTATTGAAAGTGCGATGGAAGCGATCATTATTCTTGATGAATCGTTTCATTTTATAGATTGCAACAAATCTGCCTGTCACCTTTTTCAGCTGGATAAGCTTGAAATGGGCAAGAGAAAGATGTGTGATTTTCTTTCGCTTGTTCCCCACCAGCAGCTGCTGAATCAAGTTGACGAGCTTCGTGACAGGGATCAAATAGAAGATGAACTGATTATCAAGCTTGACAATGGCCAGGTGAAATTTATTGAACTGTCCATTAAGAAAAATGCGCTCGGAACCCGGCATCTCGCACTTATGAGGGATATTTCCTCCAATAAAATGCTTGAGCGGGAACGGACAATCAACGAACAGCTCTTTAAAGATCTGTTTCACAGGGCGGTTGACGGCATCGTCATTTTTGACGGAAGCGGCCAGTTTATAGATGCGAACGGCTCTTTTTGTCTGAATTTTGAAATAGATAAAACCAGCCTGGGCTCATTTAAGCTTGAGGATTTTGTTGAGCACGAGAACCAGTTTAAACTCGATAAACTCTGGTCTATTTTGAATGAAGGAGGCAGAGCAAAAGGGGAAATGCCCGTGACGCTTTTGTCAGGGCGCAGAAAAGTATTTGAATTTACATCCACCTCCAATGTGCTCAGCGGATTTAACATGGCCATTATGAGAGACATTACGGAAAAAAGGAATATGGAAATGAAACTGTTCAAAAGCGAGGAACGTTTCAGGGAAATATTTGAAAATGCCATAGATGCCATCATTATCTGGAACAATGACGGGCGGATCATCAGCGCCAATCAGTCAGCCTGCAGAACGTTTGAGCTTTCAATGGAAAACCTGATTAGCAGCAGCATCTTTGATTTTATGGATGCCAGTGAATCCAAATTCAGGACAGTCAAAAAGAAATATGTAAAATCAGGAGCTATTCGCGAGGAGCTCTTGTTTTATATGCCGAACGGCCAGTGCAAACAGCTGGAATTTACATCTAAAATGGACGTAACAGACGGGCACCATCTGACCATCCTCCGGAATGTAAGCGACCGTAAGCAGATGGAAAAAGAATTAAGGGAAAGCGAACAGAAATTCAGAAAAATTTTCAACGGGGCCATGGACGGCATTGTGCTGATCGATGACAATTACACGATTATTGACGCCAATCAGGCAGCTGGAAAAATCCTTGAGATTCCTCTTGAGGACATCCATAAGTACAATCTGCATGAGCTGATTTCCTATGATAAAATGGAAGGCAGCGCCATGTATCTCATGGACGAAATGACAGAAGAAATTCCATTTAAACTCCAGAACAACAAAGAAAAAATTCTCGAATTTTCATTAAAACGGCATATTATCGAAAATATGAACCTGGCTATTTTCAGAGACGTTACGGAGAAGAAGGAGCTTGAAGAACGGCTCCGCAAATCTGACACGCTGAGCGTTGTCGGAGAGCTTGCAGCAGGCATTGCGCACGAAATCCGAAATCCGATGACGGCATTAAAAGGTTTTATCCAGCTGCTCGAAGCCAATGTAAAAGAAGATTTTTCCATGTATTTCAACGTGATTACATCAGAACTGAGCAGGATTGAATCCATCATTACAGAATTTCTCATACTCGCAAAGCCTCAGGCCATTTCTTATCAGGAAAAAGATGTCGTGACCATAATGAAGGAAACAATCGATCTTTTGAACGCGCAGGCTATATTGGTCAATGTGCAGATTGAGCTTTTTCATAACGGCTGTGTGCCTCATGTATACTGTGAGCCGAACCAGCTCAAGCAAGTCTTTATCAATATATTAAAAAATGCGATTGAGGTTATGCCGTCAGGCGGTACAATCCAGGTCCATATTTCACTGAAAAACGAAGATGAACTTCATATTTCGATCATTGACGAAGGGTCAGGCATTCCTGAAGACAAAATTAAACGGCTCGGGGAACCTTTTTATACAACAAAAGACAGGGGCACAGGACTCGGCCTTATGGTGAGCTACAAAATTATCGAAGAGCACTGCGGAAAAGTGGAGGTTGAAAGCGAAGTCGGAAAAGGGACAGCTTTTCATATCAGCTTGCCGCTTCATCAGACATGCTGA
- a CDS encoding acyltransferase family protein, translating to MTSVKMGDTVKNRESYFDNAKFILIILVVFGHVIRSFIDDNEFMLNVYKFVYTFHMPAFILISGFFAKGYNKKGYVQKIFKKLIIPYLIFQGIYSVYYFLVESESALAVNPLDPHWSLWFLMSLFFWNLFLFAYTKLDKRTAILVAITLGVGIGYVDSASNYLSVSRTFVFFPLFLVGFYLDKSHFKRLTGVKVRLVSTAMLMAVFAAYFFMDFDYEWLFGSKPYSQFGGVGIEDGLIRLGFYTLTFVLTFSFLSLIPKSRFFFTHWGTRTFYVYLLHGFIVRSLRNSEALEWLKDYQSVTLIVLLSILLTFILSTNAVKTVTQPIIELKATNLRKFFKNREEKVQYR from the coding sequence ATGACTTCTGTGAAAATGGGTGATACTGTGAAAAATCGTGAAAGCTATTTCGATAATGCGAAATTTATTCTGATCATTCTTGTTGTGTTTGGTCATGTTATTCGCTCATTTATTGATGATAACGAATTTATGCTGAATGTATATAAATTTGTGTACACCTTTCATATGCCTGCCTTCATTTTAATATCAGGCTTCTTTGCAAAAGGGTACAACAAAAAAGGCTATGTACAGAAAATCTTTAAAAAACTGATTATCCCGTATTTAATTTTCCAGGGAATTTACTCAGTTTATTACTTCCTTGTTGAATCCGAAAGCGCTCTTGCCGTCAATCCGCTCGACCCGCACTGGTCGCTTTGGTTCCTGATGAGCTTATTTTTCTGGAATCTCTTCCTGTTTGCCTATACGAAGCTTGATAAAAGAACGGCCATTCTTGTTGCCATCACACTTGGCGTTGGGATAGGCTATGTGGATTCGGCAAGCAATTACTTGAGTGTGTCAAGAACATTTGTCTTCTTCCCGCTGTTTTTAGTCGGGTTCTATCTGGATAAATCACACTTCAAGCGACTGACCGGAGTAAAAGTGCGTCTTGTGTCAACCGCTATGCTGATGGCCGTTTTCGCCGCCTATTTCTTTATGGATTTTGACTACGAGTGGCTGTTTGGTTCTAAACCCTACTCTCAGTTTGGCGGAGTCGGCATTGAAGACGGCCTGATCCGTCTCGGATTTTACACACTGACATTTGTCCTGACATTCAGTTTTCTTTCCCTGATTCCTAAAAGCCGCTTTTTCTTTACACATTGGGGGACACGGACATTTTACGTTTACCTGCTGCACGGATTCATTGTCAGATCCTTGAGAAACAGCGAGGCTCTCGAATGGCTTAAAGATTATCAGAGCGTCACCCTGATTGTTCTTCTGTCCATTCTTCTGACATTCATCTTATCTACAAATGCTGTTAAAACTGTTACACAGCCGATTATTGAGCTTAAAGCAACAAATCTGCGCAAATTCTTCAAAAACAGAGAAGAAAAGGTGCAGTACCGCTAA
- a CDS encoding B12-binding domain-containing radical SAM protein, producing MNVVLSTLNAKYIHTSLALRCLKAHAQPDFEVAIAEYTIKDPAMNVVTDLFRMKPDVVGFSCYIWNIEETIKIMKMMKKINPSLIIVLGGPEVTYDTREWMESIPEADYIVIGEGEETFKQFLAALQSDKNMKNVSGIAYRNHGEVMINPQRNKINLAELASPFRFEEDIPHLSKRVTYIETSRGCPFSCQFCLSSIEVGVRYFDREKVKDDIRYLMQNGAKTIKFVDRTFNISRSYAMEMFQFLIDEHLPGTVFQFEITADIMRPEVIQFLNDNAPKGLFRFEIGVQSTNDATNDLVMRRQNFSKLTRTVTMVKEGGKIDQHLDLIAGLPEEDYTSFKKTFNDVFEMRPEELQLGFLKMLRGTGLRLRAADHDYVYMDHSPYEILKNNVLSFEDIVKIKQVEDVLEKYWNDHRMDATVEFLIKSVFETPFDFFQQFGTYWDEQGWVRIGHQLEDLFKRLYEFLSVHHKEQADLAEGFMKYDYLSSQKHKPRKPWWNDMLTKSERSTIYQAILSQPSLLGKEFEAKAFTEKDLYKHTILDKVPFDMDAYLRTGEVMPGESILLVHYDPVTRTASSYAVQENRLHNKVS from the coding sequence ATGAACGTTGTACTAAGTACGCTGAACGCAAAATATATCCACACAAGTCTTGCCCTGCGCTGCCTGAAAGCTCATGCCCAGCCTGACTTTGAAGTGGCCATTGCTGAATATACAATTAAAGATCCGGCAATGAATGTAGTGACCGATCTGTTCCGCATGAAACCTGATGTCGTTGGTTTCAGCTGCTATATTTGGAATATCGAAGAAACCATTAAGATCATGAAAATGATGAAAAAAATCAACCCTTCCCTCATCATCGTGCTCGGCGGTCCTGAGGTGACGTACGACACAAGAGAATGGATGGAATCCATACCTGAAGCGGATTATATTGTCATTGGCGAAGGTGAAGAGACATTCAAGCAATTTTTGGCTGCCCTTCAATCAGACAAAAACATGAAGAATGTTTCCGGAATTGCCTACAGAAATCATGGCGAGGTCATGATCAATCCTCAGCGGAATAAGATCAATCTGGCTGAACTTGCTTCTCCTTTTCGTTTTGAAGAGGATATCCCCCACCTTTCAAAGCGGGTTACCTATATTGAAACAAGCAGAGGGTGTCCGTTCAGCTGCCAGTTCTGTCTGTCTTCCATTGAGGTCGGGGTCCGTTATTTTGACCGTGAAAAAGTTAAAGATGACATCCGCTACCTGATGCAAAACGGCGCCAAAACCATTAAGTTTGTTGACAGGACGTTTAACATCAGCAGAAGCTATGCGATGGAAATGTTTCAGTTTCTTATCGATGAGCATCTGCCCGGAACGGTTTTTCAATTTGAAATAACCGCTGACATTATGCGGCCTGAAGTCATCCAGTTTTTAAATGACAATGCCCCAAAAGGTCTTTTCCGTTTTGAAATCGGCGTGCAGTCCACAAATGATGCGACAAATGATCTTGTGATGAGACGCCAGAATTTCAGCAAGCTTACGAGGACTGTCACAATGGTTAAAGAAGGCGGAAAGATTGACCAGCATCTTGATTTGATAGCAGGGCTGCCTGAGGAGGACTATACGTCGTTTAAAAAGACATTTAACGATGTATTTGAAATGCGTCCGGAAGAACTGCAGCTCGGCTTCTTAAAAATGCTTCGCGGAACAGGCCTGCGTCTGCGCGCTGCAGACCATGATTATGTCTATATGGACCACTCGCCTTATGAAATTCTGAAAAACAATGTCCTTTCATTTGAAGATATCGTGAAGATTAAGCAAGTGGAAGATGTACTTGAGAAGTACTGGAATGATCACCGGATGGATGCAACGGTAGAATTTCTGATCAAGAGTGTGTTTGAAACTCCGTTTGATTTTTTCCAGCAATTCGGCACCTACTGGGACGAACAGGGCTGGGTCCGCATCGGCCATCAGCTTGAAGACTTATTTAAACGCCTTTATGAGTTCCTGTCTGTCCATCATAAAGAACAGGCTGACTTGGCAGAAGGATTTATGAAATACGACTATCTGTCTTCTCAAAAACATAAACCGCGCAAGCCGTGGTGGAACGATATGCTGACGAAGTCAGAACGCAGCACCATTTATCAGGCGATTCTTTCTCAGCCGTCATTGCTTGGAAAAGAATTCGAAGCAAAAGCTTTTACTGAAAAAGATCTTTATAAGCATACAATCCTTGATAAGGTGCCGTTTGACATGGATGCATATTTAAGAACCGGAGAGGTGATGCCCGGCGAGAGCATCCTGCTTGTTCATTATGATCCAGTTACACGCACTGCAAGCTCCTATGCTGTACAAGAAAATAGACTGCACAATAAAGTCAGCTGA
- a CDS encoding DUF3905 domain-containing protein has product MSEKDEFTMDETMPHQASAPSFKGTSITMKKPFINEYGVLIGDSFYDSKQSPLNQWSDDVDPSIMAGDQWVHPTNDIGWNTPENRELLESKKKPDGFPFTHPDKDAGYGQD; this is encoded by the coding sequence ATGAGTGAAAAAGATGAATTTACGATGGATGAAACGATGCCTCATCAGGCAAGTGCCCCGTCCTTTAAAGGAACAAGCATAACCATGAAAAAACCCTTTATCAATGAATACGGCGTTTTAATCGGAGACAGTTTTTATGATTCCAAACAGTCTCCCTTAAATCAGTGGAGCGATGATGTCGACCCTTCCATCATGGCGGGCGATCAATGGGTCCATCCTACAAACGACATTGGCTGGAACACACCTGAAAACCGGGAGCTTTTAGAAAGCAAAAAAAAGCCTGATGGCTTTCCGTTTACTCATCCTGATAAAGATGCAGGCTATGGACAGGATTAG